Proteins encoded together in one Hevea brasiliensis isolate MT/VB/25A 57/8 chromosome 16, ASM3005281v1, whole genome shotgun sequence window:
- the LOC110640010 gene encoding bifunctional dTDP-4-dehydrorhamnose 3,5-epimerase/dTDP-4-dehydrorhamnose reductase, translating into MGFPSNGTASDTSKPLKFLIYGRTGWIGGLLGKLCESQGIDYSYGSGRLENRVSLEADIINVKPSHVFNAAGVTGRPNVDWCESHKVETIRTNVVGTLTLADVCREKGLILFNYATGCIFEYDTNHPFGSGIGFKEEDTPNFIGSFYSKTKAMVEELLKNYENVCTLRVRMPISSDLSNPRNFITKITRYEKVVNIPNSMTILDELLPISIEMAKRNLTGIWNFTNPGVVSHNEILEMYRDYVDPNFAWKNFTLEEQAKVIVAPRSNNELDATKLSKEFPEMLPIKESLIKYVFKPNQKTAAV; encoded by the exons ATGGGATTCCCATCAAACGGCACCGCATCAGATACCAGCAAGCCACTCAAGTTCCTCATCTACGGCCGCACTGGATGGATAGGTGGTCTCTTGGGGAAGCTCTGCGAGTCTCAGGGCATCGACTACTCCTACGGCTCCGGTCGCCTGGAAAACAGAGTCTCCCTCGAAGCTGACATCATCAACGTCAAGCCTAGTCATGTATTCAACGCTGCCGGTGTCACTGGCCGGCCTAACGTCGACTGGTGCGAGTCTCACAAGGTCGAGACCATTCGGACCAATGTGGTCGGGACGCTCACGTTGGCTGACGTGTGCAGAGAAAAGGGTTTGATTTTGTTTAATTATGCTACGGGCTGTATTTTCGAGTACGACACGAATCACCCTTTCGGGTCGGGCATCGGGTTCAAGGAGGAGGATACCCCGAATTTCATCGGATCCTTTTACTCGAAGACCAAAGCCATG GTGGAAGAGTTGCTCAAGAATTACGAAAATGTCTGTACCTTGCGTGTCAGAATGCCCATTTCATCTGATCTATCTAATCCCCGCAACTTCATCACAAAGATCACTCGATATGAGAAGGTTGTTAATATTCCAAACTCTATGACAATCTTGGATGAACTGCTTCCCATTTCCATTGAGATGGCAAAGAGGAACCTCACTGGAATCTGGAACTTTACAAACCCTGGTGTGGTCAGTCACAATGAGATTTTAGAAATGTATCGGGACTATGTTGACCCCAACTTCGCTTGGAAAAACTTCACTCTTGAGGAGCAGGCAAAAGTAATAGTTGCCCCAAGGAGCAATAATGAGCTTGATGCCACCAAATTGAGTAAGGAATTCCCTGAAATGTTGCCAATTAAGGAGTCCCTTATCAAGTACGTGTTCAAGCCAAATCAGAAGACTGCTGCTGTTTGA
- the LOC110640011 gene encoding cucumisin-like, which translates to MEGVISVIPNRILKLHTTRSWDFMGFSQGKLGPSQEGRVIIGLLDTGIWPESESFDDEGMSAPPAKWKGTCQGANFTCNNMQNYCSKIIGARYYNSLNQYDVIDIKSPRDSEGHGTHTSSTAAGREVPGASYLGLAEGIARGGVPNARIAVYKVCWSFGCSSTDIMAAFDDAIADGVDVISVSLGDDWASAYFIDPIAIGAFHAMRYGILTSTSAGNTGPYPYTVSNSAPWLLTVAASTIDRKFVAKAALGNGKIYSGLSINSFELNGTSYPLIWGGDAANYSAGANSDISRYCIPGYMNSYKVAGKMVFCETLWDGSGILLANGVGAIMADSSITDVAFNYPLPATQISKEDVSSYKFYFSNPIATILVGETWKDVMAPCIASFSPRGPHPITLDILKPDLTAPGVDILASWSPLAPPSIYWEDSRSVKFNIVSGTSVSCPHATSAAAYVKAAHPDWSAAAIKSALMTTAYIMDSRKHRDLEFAYGSGHINPLQAVEPGLVYDASEADYTNFLCKQGYNSTTVRWITGSNSSVCNSSEPGRAWDLNYPTFALAVEDGQPVEGVFTRTVTNVGTPNSSYILNMYMPSMVSVTVEPPVLSFSAIGEKRSFTVKVNGPKLMQQPIMSGAITWKDGVHVVRSPLIVFNIPPGAANSSHGIPWKTTKFDGPSMYHKNGILGRN; encoded by the exons ATGGAAGGTGTGATCTCTGTAATTCCAAACCGCATACTCAAGCTTCACACTACAAGGTCTTGGGACTTCATGGGTTTCTCCCAAGGCAAACTTGGACCTTCTCAAGAAGGACGTGTCATTATTGGTCTTCTGGATACAG GAATATGGCCAGAATCTGAGAGCTTCGATGATGAAGGAATGAGTGCTCCTCCTGCTAAATGGAAAGGAACATGCCAGGGTGCTAACTTCACCTGCAACAA TATGCAAAATTATTGCAGCAAGATCATAGGAGCCCGGTACTACAACAGCCTGAACCAGTATGATGTGATTGACATCAAATCTCCTAGAGACTCTGAGGGACATGGAACCCACACTTCTTCTACTGCAGCAGGACGAGAGGTGCCTGGAGCAAGTTACTTGGGGCTTGCTGAAGGAATTGCAAGAGGTGGAGTTCCCAATGCAAGGATTGCTGTCTACAAAGTTTGTTGGTCGTTTGGATGTTCTAGCACGGATATCATGGCAGCCTTTGATGATGCCATCGCTGATGGTGTTGACGTTATATCTGTATCCCTTGGTGATGACTGGGCGTCAGCATACTTCATAGACCCAATCGCCATTGGAGCCTTCCATGCCATGAGATATGGCATACTGACCTCAACTTCTGCTGGCAATACTGGACCCTATCCATATACAGTCTCCAATTCTGCACCATGGCTGTTGACGGTTGCTGCTAGCACCATTGACaggaaatttgtggcaaaagctgCGCTTGGAAATGGAAAAATCTACTCT GGACTCTCCATTAATAGCTTTGAGCTTAATGGGACCTCATATCCTTTGATTTGGGGAGGAGATGCAGCAAACTACTCAGCAGGTGCAAACTCAGACATTTCAAGATATTGCATACCTGGATATATGAATTCATACAAGGTAGCCGGGAAAATGGTCTTCTGTGAAACCCTTTGGGATGGTTCTGGCATTCTTTTAGCTAATGGTGTTGGTGCCATTATGGCTGATTCATCTATCACTGATGTTGCTTTCAATTATCCCTTACCTGCAACACAAATCAGCAAAGAAGATG TTAGTTCTTACAAGTTTTATTTCAGCAATCCTATTGCAACTATTCTGGTTGGTGAGACTTGGAAGGATGTCATGGCCCCTTGCATTGCATCATTCTCTCCGAGAGGACCCCACCCTATCACCCTAGACATTCTCAAG CCTGATCTCACTGCTCCGGGTGTGGACATCCTTGCTTCCTGGTCTCCTTTGGCACCACCTTCTATTTACTGGGAGGACTCAAGGAGTGTGAAGTTCAACATAGTGTCAGGCACATCTGTGTCTTGCCCTCACGCCACTAGTGCTGCCGCCTATGTTAAGGCTGCACACCCTGACTGGTCTGCTGCTGCCATTAAGTCCGCCCTCATGACCACAG CTTACATCATGGACTCGAGGAAGCACAGGGACCTTGAATTTGCTTATGGGTCTGGCCACATCAATCCATTGCAAGCGGTAGAACCTGGACTTGTTTACGATGCATCTGAAGCAGACTACACTAACTTTCTCTGCAAGCAGGGTTACAACAGTACCACCGTCCGATGGATTACTGGCAGCAACAGTAGCGTTTGTAATAGCTCAGAGCCTGGAAGAGCTTGGGACCTTAATTACCCCACATTTGCTTTAGCTGTGGAAGATGGCCAACCCGTTGAGGGAGTCTTTACTAGGACAGTTACCAATGTTGGCACACCAAATTCATCCTACATTCTCAACATGTACATGCCAAGCATGGTTAGTGTCACTGTGGAGCCTCCTGTTCTCTCATTCTCTGCAATAGGAGAGAAGAGAAGCTTCACAGTGAAGGTGAACGGCCCAAAGCTAATGCAGCAACCAATCATGTCAGGTGCAATCACATGGAAAGATGGGGTTCATGTGGTGAGAAGCCCATTAATTGTGTTCAATATTCCCCCTGGAGCTGCTAATTCTTCCCATGGCATTCCTTGGAAAACAACCAAATTCGATGGTCCTTCTATGTATCACAAGAATGGCATCCTTGGACGCAACTAA